From Drosophila virilis strain 15010-1051.87 chromosome X, Dvir_AGI_RSII-ME, whole genome shotgun sequence, the proteins below share one genomic window:
- the LOC116652015 gene encoding uncharacterized protein produces the protein MDAERDIILHDYDAMSDNVPQPAGDRVMNTGRMPQPADPHTRAPQPADAQSTQQRNLICVDSDGKRLLFRILPVTLHGANKRIDTYALLDEGSSVTMIDDELLRDLDIKGERRQLNIQWFGGRATREPTTVVSMEVGGADKRKRRVLRNVNAVSNLSLPMQSLHQRDIQMWGNGARLPMKPYRGAVPKLLIGLDHAHLGLPMQIKRFAPQGPYAAATELGWVVFGPVRDHPTATSSKSCLLAVSQEDAIQKMVNDYFDIGVKLTPPVAASDDARAQRILEDTTVKKIGQH, from the coding sequence ATGGATGCCGAAAGAGACATTATCTTACATGATTATGATGCCATGAGTGACAATGTACCGCAGCCAGCAGGTGATAGAGTGATGAATACTGGACGGATGCCGCAGCCAGCGGATCCTCACACAAGGGCACCGCAGCCAGCGGACGCTCAATCGACGCAACAAAGGAACTTAATTTGTGTCGATTCGGATGGAAAACGCCTTCTATTCCGCATATTGCCAGTGACATTGCACGGGGCCAATAAGCGGATCGATACGTACGCGCTCCTCGACGAGGGCTCGTCTGTAACGATGATCGACGACGAGCTACTGCGCGATCTAGATATCAAAGGGGAACGCAGGCAACTAAATATACAGTGGTTTGGTGGAAGAGCAACCAGGGAGCCGACCACAGTGGTAAGCATGGAAGTGGGTGGAGCGGACAAGCGCAAACGGCGTGTGTTGCGAAATGTGAACGCCGTGTCCAACCTGAGCTTACCAATGCAAAGCCTGCATCAACGTGACATCCAAATGTGGGGCAACGGTGCACGTCTTCCAATGAAACCGTATCGCGGGGCGGTACCAAAACTTCTGATTGGACTTGACCATGCACATCTTGGACtgccaatgcaaataaaaagatTTGCACCACAGGGACCATATGCCGCAGCCACCGAACTTGGATGGGTGGTTTTTGGGCCGGTAAGAGATCACCCGACGGCAACGTCATCAAAGTCATGCCTCCTAGCAGTTTCGCAGGAGGATGCAATCCAAAAGATGGTAAACGACTATTTTGATATCGGGGTGAAGCTTACGCCACCAGTCGCAGCCAGCGACGATGCACGAGCACAGAGGATACTCGAAGACACCACGGTGAAAAAGATTGGTCAACATTGA